The following coding sequences are from one Elusimicrobium minutum Pei191 window:
- a CDS encoding DNA polymerase III subunit, producing MFRDILGQEKTINQLKKFIASGRIPQAMLFYGPKGTGKALTAKKFAMALNCTDEAARAEFDSCGTCLNCKNIIANTHPDFVWGDFAYQAGLTGKEVEKQQHMNIEAVRDMTTKSQQKIMTARYKVLVLDHAETMLPDAANALLKFIEEPAANTVWILNCAKKDLMLSTIKSRCQAVPFAPLKAKNVVDILTFCGIDADLAARAARFSGGSAGKAREVINVLENLNGADASAETFPYEAAATLSRTLAQARGEAYVILDMAAQGLHDMWTKEKDVQIKEKIKQTLKQLSYYRYAVSRNVSPSLALETALMETGEFNQQLFN from the coding sequence ATGTTTAGAGATATTTTAGGGCAGGAAAAAACAATTAACCAGTTAAAAAAATTTATAGCTTCGGGCCGTATTCCGCAGGCTATGCTTTTTTACGGCCCAAAAGGTACAGGTAAAGCGTTAACGGCAAAAAAATTTGCAATGGCGCTTAACTGCACGGACGAAGCCGCGCGCGCGGAATTTGATTCCTGCGGAACATGTTTGAACTGCAAAAATATTATAGCTAATACGCACCCAGATTTTGTGTGGGGCGATTTTGCGTATCAGGCGGGGCTTACCGGTAAGGAAGTGGAAAAGCAGCAGCATATGAATATTGAAGCTGTGAGGGACATGACTACAAAATCACAGCAAAAAATAATGACGGCCCGCTATAAAGTGCTTGTTTTAGACCACGCCGAAACCATGCTGCCCGACGCCGCCAACGCCCTTTTAAAATTTATTGAAGAGCCCGCCGCAAATACCGTATGGATTTTAAACTGCGCTAAAAAAGATTTAATGTTAAGCACAATAAAGTCACGCTGCCAGGCTGTTCCATTCGCGCCTTTAAAAGCTAAAAATGTTGTTGACATATTAACGTTTTGTGGAATTGACGCTGATTTAGCGGCAAGGGCGGCAAGGTTTTCGGGCGGATCGGCAGGTAAAGCGCGCGAAGTTATAAACGTTTTGGAAAATTTAAACGGGGCGGACGCATCGGCGGAAACTTTTCCTTATGAGGCGGCTGCAACCTTAAGTCGTACTTTGGCGCAGGCCAGGGGAGAGGCTTACGTAATTTTAGATATGGCTGCACAAGGCCTGCATGATATGTGGACCAAAGAAAAAGATGTTCAAATAAAAGAAAAAATTAAACAGACATTAAAACAGCTTTCATACTATAGATACGCTGTTTCAAGAAACGTTTCCCCCTCGCTGGCTTTAGAAACAGCCTTAATGGAAACGGGTGAATTTAATCAGCAATTATTTAATTAG
- the recR gene encoding recombination mediator RecR, whose product MKSFDRLVRALRRLPGVGPRQAERFSAYFLKTSDSEIDEFINALSALRENIHLCSICFAYSEDGVCDICEDSSRERDIICVVEDPQDIEAIEKTGAFKGLYHVLHGALSPIDGRGVENIKIRELIERIHNSQTPVREVIIATDPDTEGETTALYIADALRGLVDKVSRIGYGVPLGGDLDYLDEMTLTYSLKGRTKL is encoded by the coding sequence ATGAAAAGTTTTGACCGTCTTGTACGCGCTTTAAGGCGTTTGCCCGGCGTAGGCCCCAGACAGGCGGAGCGCTTTTCCGCTTATTTTTTAAAAACCAGCGACAGTGAAATTGACGAGTTTATTAACGCTTTATCCGCTCTTCGTGAAAATATTCATCTTTGTTCAATTTGTTTTGCCTATTCGGAAGACGGGGTTTGCGATATTTGTGAGGATTCTTCCCGCGAGCGTGATATCATTTGCGTAGTTGAAGACCCGCAAGACATTGAAGCTATTGAAAAAACAGGCGCATTTAAAGGCCTGTATCATGTGCTGCACGGCGCGCTGTCACCCATAGATGGCCGTGGCGTTGAAAATATAAAAATAAGAGAACTTATTGAACGCATACATAATTCCCAAACACCTGTGAGAGAGGTTATTATAGCTACCGACCCTGACACTGAAGGAGAAACCACCGCCCTTTATATTGCCGACGCTTTAAGAGGACTTGTTGATAAAGTTTCCCGCATAGGTTACGGCGTTCCTTTAGGCGGCGATTTGGATTATTTAGACGAAATGACTTTAACCTATTCTTTAAAAGGCAGAACAAAACTATAA
- a CDS encoding 1,9-bis(guanidino)-5-aza-nonane synthase, translating to MAKKTQKDFLNPKELIKHIDIKKYSQAVSMVEDFSNMAYSSRDLARASKIYNMMLADKGCAVVLCLAGSLISAGLKKIVVDLLENNMIDAIVSTGANIVDQDFFEALGYKHYKGDQHNADDNLLRDLHIDRIYDTYINEDELKVCDETVHKILNTLEPRPYSSREIIWEMGKWLEAKKKGKDSIIYTAYKKGVPIFVPAFADCSAGFGFVAHQTERPTSHVTLDGAKDFLELTKIKINAKETGLLMFAGGVPKNFVQDTVVAAEILGQDSPMHKYAVQVTVADERDGALSGSTLKEASSWGKVSTALEQMVYAECTLAVPLITAYAYHKKAWKSRKGFNYIKFLQNDDAKIAKMKKQECCCCESKKSASKKAKKK from the coding sequence ATGGCAAAAAAGACACAAAAGGACTTTTTAAATCCGAAAGAGTTAATTAAACATATCGATATTAAAAAGTACAGCCAGGCTGTAAGCATGGTTGAAGATTTCAGCAATATGGCGTACTCTTCAAGAGATTTGGCCAGAGCAAGCAAAATCTACAACATGATGTTAGCCGATAAAGGCTGCGCGGTTGTTTTGTGCTTGGCGGGCTCGTTAATTTCAGCAGGTCTTAAAAAAATTGTTGTAGATTTATTGGAAAACAACATGATTGACGCTATTGTTTCAACAGGCGCCAACATTGTTGACCAGGACTTTTTTGAAGCCCTCGGTTACAAACATTATAAAGGCGACCAACATAACGCTGACGACAATTTACTGCGCGATCTTCATATTGACAGAATTTATGATACCTACATCAATGAAGACGAACTTAAAGTCTGCGACGAAACAGTTCACAAAATCCTTAACACGCTTGAACCCAGGCCTTATTCCTCAAGAGAGATTATTTGGGAAATGGGCAAATGGTTAGAAGCCAAGAAAAAAGGAAAAGACAGCATTATCTACACGGCTTATAAAAAAGGCGTTCCGATATTTGTTCCCGCTTTCGCGGACTGCTCGGCAGGTTTCGGCTTTGTAGCACATCAGACCGAAAGACCTACATCCCATGTTACTTTAGACGGCGCTAAGGACTTTTTAGAGCTTACAAAAATCAAAATTAACGCAAAAGAAACAGGCCTTCTTATGTTCGCGGGCGGCGTTCCTAAAAACTTTGTGCAAGACACCGTGGTCGCTGCAGAAATTTTGGGCCAGGACTCACCCATGCATAAATATGCCGTCCAAGTAACTGTCGCCGATGAAAGAGACGGCGCGCTTTCCGGCTCAACGCTTAAAGAAGCTTCATCATGGGGCAAAGTTTCCACCGCGCTTGAACAGATGGTATACGCGGAATGTACCTTGGCCGTGCCTTTAATTACGGCTTATGCCTACCACAAGAAAGCATGGAAAAGCAGAAAAGGCTTTAATTACATAAAATTCCTGCAAAACGATGACGCTAAAATAGCTAAGATGAAAAAACAGGAATGCTGTTGCTGTGAAAGCAAAAAATCCGCGTCAAAAAAAGCGAAAAAGAAATAA
- the metG gene encoding methionine--tRNA ligase, with protein sequence MTKKFYITTPIYYVNAYPHIGHSYTTLACDIVSRYKRSRGEEVHFLTGTDEHGINIEKAAEKAGMSPKAWCDQVVDAYKELWKILDIKYDDFIRTTDKRHEETVQQIFEILIAKGDIYLGHYSGMYCNSCEAYMDETEAPEGICPIHKKPLTEVKEETYFFKLSKYQDALLKFYESNPSFLNPKFRSAEITNFVKSGLKDLSVTRTKVAWGIPVKSNPKHTIYVWFDALINYASAAGLGLNICEDKEFFKEELKKVGLNSFEDVWPADVHLIGKEIARFHMVIWPAMLMALGIPTPKKVFAHGWWTVEGEKMSKTLGNIVDPKKVADEYGLDPLRFFLFREVPFGADGDFSMDSFIKRYNADLANDLGNLLSRTLNMAVKYGDLPAEGEYKSPLLVKAANVDKAVEEHMSELALDKTLEAVWSLIGDMNRYIDETKPWALAKTDEAAAKNVIIDLIHALRKVAVWVEPFMPATGAEMKKRLAPGPVQKYAPLFPRLEVKK encoded by the coding sequence ATGACAAAGAAGTTTTATATTACCACGCCTATTTATTATGTTAACGCGTATCCGCACATAGGCCACTCTTACACAACGCTGGCTTGCGATATTGTAAGCAGATACAAAAGATCACGCGGCGAAGAAGTACATTTTTTAACCGGCACCGACGAGCACGGTATTAATATAGAAAAAGCGGCTGAAAAGGCGGGTATGTCGCCCAAAGCGTGGTGCGACCAGGTTGTAGATGCGTATAAAGAACTTTGGAAAATTCTTGATATAAAATATGACGATTTTATAAGAACAACGGATAAACGCCACGAAGAAACAGTGCAGCAGATTTTTGAAATACTTATAGCCAAAGGTGATATTTATTTAGGCCATTACAGCGGCATGTACTGCAACTCGTGCGAAGCTTATATGGACGAAACCGAAGCGCCCGAAGGCATTTGCCCCATTCACAAAAAACCTTTAACGGAAGTTAAAGAAGAAACCTATTTCTTTAAACTTTCAAAATACCAAGACGCTTTGCTTAAATTTTATGAAAGCAACCCTTCTTTTTTAAACCCCAAGTTCCGCTCAGCCGAGATAACTAACTTTGTGAAAAGCGGGCTTAAGGACTTGTCCGTAACACGCACAAAAGTAGCCTGGGGCATACCTGTTAAAAGCAACCCCAAACACACAATTTATGTGTGGTTTGACGCGCTTATTAATTACGCCAGCGCGGCGGGACTTGGCTTAAATATTTGTGAAGATAAAGAATTTTTTAAAGAAGAGTTAAAAAAAGTGGGCCTTAACAGTTTTGAGGATGTTTGGCCCGCTGATGTCCATTTGATAGGCAAAGAAATAGCGCGTTTTCACATGGTTATTTGGCCCGCAATGCTTATGGCTTTGGGAATACCCACTCCTAAAAAAGTTTTCGCGCACGGTTGGTGGACTGTTGAAGGGGAAAAAATGTCTAAAACATTAGGCAATATTGTTGACCCTAAAAAAGTAGCCGATGAATACGGTTTAGATCCTTTAAGGTTTTTCCTTTTCAGGGAAGTTCCTTTCGGCGCGGACGGCGATTTCAGTATGGATTCTTTTATAAAAAGATATAATGCCGATTTGGCTAACGACTTGGGCAACCTTCTTTCCCGCACGCTTAACATGGCTGTCAAATACGGCGATTTGCCGGCGGAAGGAGAATATAAAAGTCCGCTTTTAGTAAAAGCGGCTAATGTAGACAAAGCGGTTGAAGAACACATGTCCGAGCTTGCTTTAGATAAAACCTTGGAAGCTGTTTGGAGCCTTATAGGCGATATGAACAGATATATTGACGAAACAAAACCCTGGGCACTTGCCAAGACCGATGAGGCAGCGGCAAAAAACGTTATTATTGATTTAATACATGCTTTAAGAAAAGTGGCGGTGTGGGTAGAACCTTTTATGCCTGCCACAGGCGCGGAAATGAAAAAGCGCCTAGCGCCGGGGCCGGTGCAAAAATACGCTCCGTTATTTCCCAGACTTGAAGTTAAAAAATAA
- the glyA gene encoding serine hydroxymethyltransferase: MYSNLQKTDKAVFDAVEKELGRQRTKLELIASENFTSLSVMEAQGSILTNKYAEGYPGKRYYGGCEFVDMVETLAIERAKQIFGAEHANVQPHSGAQANMAAYLALINPGDTVLGLNLSHGGHLTHGHPMNFSGKYFKIVPMNVRKEDEQIDYEEAAKLALEHKPKVIMAGASNYSRIFDWKKLREIADSVDAYLICDVAHYAGLIAAGVYSNPVPYADIVTTTTHKTLRGPRGGLILCKEKHAKAVNSSVFPGQQGGPLMHVIAAKAVCFGEALKPEFKEYQTQVVKNAKELSTQLQKLGYRIVSGGTDCHVLCVDLTSKSMTGKAAEEALDKAGITTNKNTIPYDTQKPFITSGVRLGTPAVTTRGMKEAEMAAIASFIDNVLNNADNEAKLAEISKEVTAFLGKFLLYTELN; encoded by the coding sequence ATGTATTCAAATTTGCAGAAAACAGACAAGGCAGTTTTTGACGCGGTTGAAAAGGAACTAGGCCGCCAGCGCACTAAGCTTGAATTAATAGCAAGTGAAAACTTTACATCTTTAAGCGTTATGGAAGCGCAGGGGAGTATTCTTACAAACAAATACGCCGAAGGCTACCCGGGTAAACGTTATTACGGCGGCTGCGAATTTGTAGACATGGTTGAAACTTTAGCGATAGAAAGAGCTAAACAAATTTTCGGCGCGGAGCACGCCAATGTGCAGCCGCATTCGGGCGCGCAGGCAAATATGGCCGCTTATTTGGCTCTTATTAATCCAGGTGACACCGTGCTTGGCTTGAATCTTTCCCACGGCGGGCATTTAACTCACGGGCATCCGATGAACTTTTCAGGCAAATATTTTAAAATCGTTCCCATGAATGTACGTAAAGAGGATGAGCAAATTGATTATGAGGAAGCCGCCAAACTGGCCCTTGAACACAAACCCAAAGTTATTATGGCGGGCGCTTCAAATTATTCAAGAATTTTTGATTGGAAAAAACTGCGCGAAATCGCGGACAGTGTGGACGCATACCTTATTTGTGACGTGGCGCATTACGCAGGGCTTATAGCCGCGGGCGTTTATTCAAACCCCGTGCCTTACGCGGACATTGTTACAACAACAACACATAAAACCCTGCGCGGCCCCAGAGGCGGTTTAATTTTATGTAAAGAAAAACATGCCAAAGCGGTTAACTCATCAGTTTTTCCCGGCCAGCAGGGCGGGCCGCTAATGCATGTTATCGCGGCCAAAGCGGTTTGCTTCGGCGAAGCGTTAAAACCGGAATTTAAAGAATACCAAACCCAAGTTGTTAAAAACGCCAAAGAACTTTCGACCCAATTACAAAAACTGGGGTACCGCATAGTTTCCGGCGGTACGGATTGCCATGTTTTATGTGTTGATTTAACTTCTAAATCAATGACTGGTAAAGCTGCTGAGGAAGCTTTAGATAAAGCGGGCATAACCACAAATAAAAATACCATTCCTTACGATACGCAAAAACCGTTTATTACAAGCGGTGTAAGGCTTGGCACTCCCGCTGTTACAACAAGGGGCATGAAAGAAGCTGAAATGGCGGCTATAGCCTCCTTTATTGACAATGTTTTAAATAACGCGGATAATGAAGCTAAACTTGCGGAAATTTCTAAAGAGGTTACAGCTTTTTTAGGTAAATTCCTGTTATATACAGAATTAAACTAA
- the dnaX gene encoding DNA polymerase III subunit gamma/tau, giving the protein MDMFGQEKDRYISLSNKYRPQTFEDVVGQETISKTLTNAIKLGRVGHAYLFYGPRGCGKTTSARIFAKALNCTGNGNKPAASPCGKCPQCIEIANGSDMDVLELDAASNTQVDKIREAIIDTVALAATRDRFKIFILDEVHMLSDSSFNALLKTIEEPPAHVVFILATTEKHKVPATISSRCQTFRFRPITQEDISAHLTALAQKENINIEPKAVQIIASQAGGALRDALTILDRAIAYSDGSITEELVIDMLGLMPEDILKAAVKAVLKKNYNEMHTVFETIQMEGFDPLSFLRDLKNALGDLFYLSIGHGHEPFSGAAELAKKTSPSYIAGLTRKINKVIDETKFADSPLITAEVGIFTVMDSCIDLDAFIKRLEKLESALSGNSPTEEEKKNLNSFNPSQTKDNNIEITQKPVTAKITVENIGQEAPKKAPKVVHAKIADIPLPAKKSTTAQPENADFQKFKLSFKDNFFIFDALKNCSYEIEGDTWSLSFNKANSFYATALEVKIAELEEKSQELFAKKINFIFSAEMETKPAPAKPASVKEKRIPFAPIEGNAEPTFKSPFKPKTQQSPVKTIEAPAKPVIYNEEPFVKKDFSAEFESVKTDREIPDYVKSFLGIIPGEVIK; this is encoded by the coding sequence ATGGATATGTTCGGACAAGAAAAAGACAGATATATAAGCTTATCAAACAAATACCGCCCCCAAACCTTTGAAGACGTTGTGGGACAGGAAACTATTTCAAAAACTTTAACAAACGCCATTAAACTAGGACGCGTCGGACACGCCTACCTTTTTTACGGACCAAGAGGGTGCGGCAAAACAACTTCCGCAAGAATTTTCGCTAAAGCTTTAAACTGCACCGGCAACGGCAATAAGCCTGCCGCGTCGCCTTGCGGCAAATGCCCGCAGTGTATAGAAATAGCCAACGGCAGCGATATGGACGTGCTTGAGTTAGACGCAGCCTCCAACACGCAGGTTGATAAAATAAGAGAAGCTATTATAGACACTGTTGCCCTTGCCGCTACGAGGGACAGGTTTAAAATTTTTATTTTAGACGAAGTGCACATGCTCTCAGACAGTTCTTTTAACGCTTTACTCAAAACTATTGAAGAACCGCCGGCGCATGTTGTTTTTATCTTAGCCACTACAGAAAAACATAAGGTGCCGGCCACTATTTCAAGCCGCTGCCAGACATTCCGTTTCAGACCGATTACGCAAGAAGATATCTCCGCCCATTTAACCGCGCTTGCGCAAAAAGAAAATATTAATATTGAACCTAAAGCGGTTCAAATAATAGCTTCCCAGGCGGGCGGCGCGCTTAGGGACGCTCTTACCATTTTAGACAGAGCTATAGCTTATTCAGACGGCAGCATAACGGAGGAACTTGTTATAGACATGCTTGGCCTTATGCCTGAGGATATTTTAAAGGCCGCAGTTAAAGCTGTTTTAAAGAAAAATTATAATGAAATGCACACCGTTTTTGAAACCATTCAAATGGAAGGGTTCGACCCGCTTTCATTTTTGCGTGATTTGAAAAACGCTTTGGGCGATTTGTTTTATTTGTCCATAGGCCACGGACATGAACCGTTTTCAGGAGCTGCCGAACTTGCTAAAAAAACCTCCCCTTCTTATATAGCGGGACTTACAAGGAAAATAAATAAAGTTATTGACGAAACAAAATTCGCCGATTCACCTTTAATAACCGCTGAAGTTGGTATATTTACGGTAATGGATTCCTGCATTGATTTAGACGCTTTTATAAAACGCTTGGAAAAACTTGAAAGCGCTTTAAGCGGTAACAGCCCGACGGAAGAAGAAAAAAAAAATTTAAACAGCTTTAACCCGTCCCAAACAAAAGATAATAACATTGAAATAACCCAAAAACCGGTAACGGCTAAAATAACTGTTGAAAATATAGGACAGGAAGCTCCCAAAAAAGCGCCTAAAGTTGTCCACGCGAAAATAGCGGATATTCCGTTGCCCGCAAAAAAATCTACAACAGCACAGCCTGAAAATGCCGATTTCCAAAAATTTAAATTAAGTTTTAAAGATAACTTTTTTATTTTTGACGCACTTAAAAACTGCTCTTATGAAATAGAAGGGGATACCTGGTCTTTAAGTTTTAACAAAGCAAATTCCTTTTACGCTACGGCGCTTGAGGTAAAAATAGCAGAACTTGAGGAAAAATCACAAGAGCTGTTTGCTAAAAAAATAAATTTTATTTTCTCAGCGGAGATGGAAACAAAACCTGCCCCTGCAAAACCCGCTTCCGTAAAAGAAAAGAGAATCCCTTTTGCCCCGATTGAAGGAAATGCGGAACCTACATTTAAATCACCTTTTAAACCTAAAACACAGCAATCTCCCGTAAAAACAATTGAAGCTCCGGCGAAACCTGTTATTTACAATGAGGAACCTTTTGTAAAAAAAGACTTTTCCGCCGAATTTGAAAGCGTTAAAACAGACAGGGAAATACCTGATTATGTAAAAAGTTTCCTGGGCATAATACCGGGGGAGGTCATTAAATAA
- a CDS encoding DUF4105 domain-containing protein, which produces MRKVTLSLKLILPLSFFFISIISHAQLKDAEYFKQSAAEKQLHKNSYWSILMHYNRGKSDIVSPSFFVSKNGMQDPQQELNAFIEALFLPHPDKQSVECRFPLRTMWIKEQLGITEDLLPSQNCYEFQNFIDFTKPQSVSIFYISQSLATTEDLFGQMGIKINKHSVGEVEQDSLSFSAQMTKKYNPFTVLLGAFSGFSGNYVITPFSETAKKYVSDQNRNIWEYSLDFTPEQIKKIIMHMWELKDAEIRYSFFALNGAPAIESALRVAVPDLNTKAVLRKTPLDLTQSISEAGIIEKTTLYPAEGEEYSKIKSSLDKQGKADLERLEKQAAVTPEDLECFDPKQKPFILSALQINNDMKLRGKQISAREHEQKLECLDFNDYGFEKRYLPPRQISPVKAHPLTRTDAAFGYNSYRESTFTKLRINPLSHEIIDSNIGFAENISLSFLSLESRYYFEQEDVDLSLTLYSLSALPRINIKPAKMSFSSSLSLSTDKNNHALHRYKGLIFNNSIGVTYGMSKFLDIALLVKMDAEANNSPKGYYVGTGGIVQMIISYTDNTKTLIYFNYDYGTSGHPSRTHYINATQGVYINENMSFLANYQYHFSDYSHIWDAGIAVYF; this is translated from the coding sequence ATGCGGAAAGTCACGCTTTCATTAAAACTTATTTTGCCTTTATCATTTTTTTTTATTTCCATCATCTCGCACGCGCAGCTAAAAGACGCCGAATACTTTAAACAATCAGCCGCGGAGAAGCAACTTCATAAAAACTCCTATTGGTCAATACTTATGCATTACAACCGGGGAAAAAGCGATATAGTGTCGCCCTCTTTTTTCGTTTCCAAAAACGGTATGCAAGACCCACAACAGGAATTAAACGCTTTTATTGAGGCGCTATTTCTCCCCCACCCGGACAAACAAAGCGTAGAATGCAGATTTCCTTTAAGAACAATGTGGATTAAAGAACAGTTGGGTATTACGGAAGATTTGCTTCCGTCGCAAAATTGTTACGAATTTCAAAATTTTATTGATTTTACAAAGCCGCAATCCGTCTCAATTTTTTATATAAGCCAGTCTTTAGCCACTACGGAAGATCTATTCGGCCAAATGGGTATTAAAATAAACAAACATTCTGTGGGGGAAGTGGAGCAGGATTCTTTGTCTTTTTCCGCCCAAATGACAAAGAAATATAATCCATTTACGGTGCTTTTAGGCGCATTTAGCGGATTTTCAGGTAATTATGTAATTACGCCATTTTCGGAAACGGCAAAAAAATATGTTTCCGACCAAAATAGAAACATATGGGAATATTCCCTTGATTTTACTCCCGAACAAATTAAAAAAATAATAATGCATATGTGGGAACTTAAAGACGCAGAAATAAGATATTCCTTTTTCGCGCTTAACGGCGCGCCCGCTATTGAATCCGCTTTAAGAGTAGCTGTGCCTGATTTAAACACAAAAGCCGTTCTAAGAAAAACCCCCTTGGATTTAACCCAATCTATCAGTGAGGCGGGCATTATAGAAAAAACAACATTATATCCGGCCGAGGGTGAGGAATATTCCAAAATTAAATCTTCTTTAGACAAGCAGGGCAAGGCCGATTTGGAAAGGCTTGAAAAACAAGCTGCCGTTACCCCCGAAGATTTGGAATGCTTTGATCCCAAGCAAAAACCTTTTATTCTCTCCGCGCTGCAGATAAATAATGACATGAAATTGCGCGGCAAGCAAATTTCCGCCCGGGAGCACGAGCAAAAACTTGAATGCCTTGATTTTAATGATTATGGTTTTGAAAAAAGATATCTGCCCCCGCGCCAAATTTCCCCGGTTAAAGCGCATCCTTTAACAAGAACTGATGCGGCGTTCGGTTACAACAGTTACCGTGAGAGCACATTTACAAAATTAAGGATTAACCCATTGTCGCATGAAATTATTGACAGCAATATAGGCTTTGCCGAAAATATAAGTTTAAGTTTTCTTTCTCTTGAAAGCAGGTATTATTTCGAGCAGGAAGACGTTGACTTAAGTTTAACGCTTTACAGCCTTTCGGCCTTACCCCGGATTAATATAAAACCTGCAAAAATGTCTTTTTCGTCAAGCTTAAGTCTTTCAACCGATAAAAACAACCACGCTCTTCACAGATATAAAGGGCTTATTTTTAATAACTCTATAGGCGTGACCTACGGCATGTCTAAATTTTTAGATATAGCCCTTCTTGTAAAAATGGACGCGGAGGCTAACAACTCCCCTAAAGGATATTATGTGGGTACGGGCGGCATTGTGCAAATGATTATAAGTTATACGGACAATACCAAAACGCTTATTTATTTTAACTATGACTACGGTACAAGCGGGCATCCTTCAAGAACCCACTATATAAATGCCACGCAGGGTGTCTATATAAATGAAAACATGTCGTTTCTAGCAAACTATCAATACCATTTTTCTGATTATTCGCATATATGGGACGCTGGAATAGCCGTATACTTCTAA
- a CDS encoding KdsC family phosphatase, producing MKDIIERAKKIKMLITDVDGVLTKGEINLFVNEKGETDEVKQFAAVDGLAFMFLWEFNMPSAILTGRSHKTTVARAKDISVKYVYQGFLSKTFPFEEMLAKENLKPEEIVYIGDDIIDLPVLTKVGLAVCPSDGLDCVKECCQYITKAKGGKGCVREIVEIILKAQGKWDGLFERIKTGTWKRKPKIAPQVFTSDGTH from the coding sequence ATGAAGGATATTATTGAAAGAGCAAAAAAAATAAAAATGTTAATTACGGACGTTGACGGCGTTTTAACCAAAGGGGAAATAAACCTTTTTGTTAATGAAAAAGGCGAAACGGACGAAGTAAAGCAGTTCGCGGCGGTTGACGGCCTTGCTTTTATGTTTTTGTGGGAATTTAATATGCCAAGCGCTATCCTTACGGGGCGTTCGCATAAAACAACTGTAGCCAGGGCAAAAGATATAAGCGTAAAATATGTTTACCAGGGGTTTTTAAGCAAAACATTTCCTTTTGAGGAAATGCTTGCCAAAGAAAATCTTAAACCTGAGGAAATTGTTTATATAGGGGACGATATTATCGACCTGCCCGTTCTTACAAAAGTAGGGCTCGCGGTATGCCCGTCCGACGGTTTGGATTGTGTTAAAGAATGCTGCCAATATATTACAAAAGCCAAAGGCGGCAAAGGCTGCGTACGTGAAATTGTTGAAATAATTTTAAAAGCGCAGGGTAAATGGGACGGCCTTTTTGAAAGAATTAAAACAGGCACCTGGAAGCGCAAACCCAAAATAGCGCCGCAGGTTTTTACTTCTGACGGTACGCATTAA
- the tmk gene encoding dTMP kinase: MAKFIVFEGPDRGGKSTQANLLRKYLEAAGYNVLQTREPGGTPVSEGIRKILLDPENSVSPRAELLLYEASRAQHTEEKILPALQEDKIVICERYTMSTCAYQGYGRGFDMDLINTVNNIATHGLQPDLTFVFLMSDKYFTERGEYLFSDRLELEGNEFREKMRQGYKELVKITPNAVLIDADNTVEEIHAKVLGHLKEFNIL, from the coding sequence ATGGCTAAATTTATTGTATTTGAAGGCCCGGACAGAGGCGGCAAAAGCACGCAGGCAAACCTGCTAAGAAAATATCTTGAGGCTGCGGGCTATAATGTTTTACAAACTAGAGAGCCCGGCGGAACACCGGTGTCCGAAGGAATAAGAAAAATTTTACTTGACCCGGAAAATTCGGTTTCCCCCAGAGCGGAACTTCTTTTGTATGAAGCTTCCCGCGCGCAGCATACTGAAGAAAAGATTTTGCCCGCTTTACAGGAAGATAAAATAGTTATTTGCGAGCGTTACACCATGTCAACCTGCGCTTACCAAGGCTATGGCAGGGGTTTTGATATGGATTTAATTAATACGGTAAACAATATTGCCACGCACGGCTTGCAGCCTGATTTAACTTTTGTTTTTTTAATGTCGGATAAATATTTTACCGAAAGGGGTGAATATTTGTTTTCGGACAGACTTGAGCTTGAAGGCAATGAGTTTAGGGAAAAAATGAGGCAGGGATATAAAGAACTTGTAAAAATTACCCCCAACGCCGTTTTGATAGATGCGGATAACACCGTTGAAGAAATACATGCCAAAGTTTTGGGGCATTTAAAAGAATTTAATATTTTATAA